TGGTGATCATCGGTGGAATAATCGGGTTTACTGCATCGGATGTAGTTCTCAATATTTCATCCTGGGTGAACCCACTGCTGGGAGTCATCATGTTCGCCATGGGATTAACCCTGAAGCCTGTTGACTTTGCCCTGGTTGCTAAACGCCCACTGCCAGTTCTAATTGGTGTGGTAGCGCAGTTTGTTATCATGCCGCTCACCGCTCTGTTTGTTGTCTGGATCCTTCAACTGCCTGCAGAAATCGCAGCTGGTGTGATTTTGGTTGGTTGCGCACCTGGCGGCACATCATCCAATGTGGTTTCCTACCTTGCTCGTGGCGATGTAGCTCTGTCTGTCACCATGACATCTATCTCCACACTGCTTGCCCCCATCTTCACTCCATTGCTGACACTGTGGCTGGCAGGGCAGTACATGCCTCTTAATGCTGCAGACATGGCCGTTTCAATTGTTCAAGTTGTGCTGATCCCAGTTATCGGTGGACTTGTTGTGCGTCTGATTTTCCCGAAGCTCATCGGCAAACTTTTGCCATTGCTGCCATGGATTTCTGTAGTTGCAATTTCCATGATCGTTGCCATCGTGGTCGCAGGATCTAGAGACAAGATCGTCGAAGCCGGATTGCTAGTCCTTGCCGCTGTGATCATTCACAACACTTTGGGTTACAGCCTTGGATACCTTGCTGCAAAGTTCACTGGTCAACCTGCAGCCGCACGACGTACCACTGCAATTGAAGTAGGCATGCAAAACTCTGGCCTGGCGGCCGGACTGGCAGCACAGTACATGTCACCGATGTCTGCGTTGCCAGGTGCTATTTTCTCAGTCTGGCACAACCTGTCAGGTGCGCTTCTTGCCGCACTGTGCCGTGCCTCTGATAAAAGAGCAGCGCAAAAAGAAGTAGCTGATTAACCACACCTGCTTTATTACCCACCTGGATTTCGTTTGGAGTTTGTGCGAAATGCAGGTGGGTTTTTGTATGGGAAATTTTTGGGTGAATTTTTCGGTGCCACCCCATGACAACATGTGCGCACAATGATGACTAGAATAATGACCCATGACTGCAGCCTTTTATGATCTGATGGACTTCGATGAAGTTCTAGAGAAATATGACCCGGTGATGGGACTTGAGGTCCACGTCGAATTGGGCACCGAGACCAAGATGTTCTCCGCGTCTTCTGCGCACTTCGGCGCTGAGCCCAATAGCAATGTCGATCCAGTTTCTTTGGGCCTTCCCGGTGCACTTCCAGTGGTTAACGCCAAAGGTGTGGAGTGGGCAATCAAGATTGGGCTGGCGCTGAACTGCAGCATCGCTGAGTCCTCACGCTTTGCCCGTAAGAACTACTTCTACCCAGATCAGCCAAAGAACTACCAGATCTCCCAGTATGATGAGCCAATCGCGTATGACGGCTACCTGGATGTTGTGCTGGAAGATGGTACTGAGTGGCGTGTGGAAATTGAACGCGCACACATGGAAGAAGACACCGGAAAGCTCACCCACCTGGGTGGTACTTCTGGTCGCATCCACGGCGCAACCGCATCCTTGGTGGACTGCAACCGCGCTGGTATTCCATTGATTGAGATTGTTACCAAGCCAATCGAAGGTGCTGGTGCTCGCGCTCCAGAGATCGCTAAAGCATATGTCTCAGCACTTCGTGATCTGGTTAAGGCACTTGGTGTATCGGATGGTCGTCTGGACCAGGGCTCCATGCGTGTTGATGCCAACCTGTCCCTGCGCCCAGTTGGACAAAAGGAATTTGGCACCCGTACCGAAACCAAGAACATCAACTCACTGAAGTCTGTTGAGCAGGCTATTACCTTTGAGATGCAACGCCAGGCTCAGGTTTTGGATAACGGTGGCGTGATTGATCAGGAAACCCGCCACTACCAGGAAACTGACGGCAGTACCTCCAAGGGTCGTCCAAAGGAAACCGCTGAAGATTACCGCTACTTCAACGATCCTGACCTGCCTCCAGTGATTGCTCCGCGTGAGTGGGTTGAAGAAATCCGCGCAACCCTTCCAGAGCTTCCTTGGGTTCGTCGTGCACGAATCCAGGAAGAGTGGAAGCTTTCCGACGCCGAGATGCGTGACCTCATCAACGCCAACGCTCTCGACCTCATCATTGAGACCGTTGAAGCGGGTACCACTCCGGATGAAGCACGCGCGTGGTGGGTGTCCTACATTTCCCAAAAGGCTAACGAGTCCGGTGTAGAACTGGATGCACTGGGAATTACTCCAGCACACGTTGCTCGCGTTGTGGCATTGGTTTCTGAAGGCAAGCTGACTAACAAGCTGGCACGTCAGGCAATTGACGGTGTTATCGCTGGCGA
Above is a genomic segment from Corynebacterium suranareeae containing:
- a CDS encoding bile acid:sodium symporter family protein; its protein translation is MSTQVELKTPKSEDRAAYIAALGFPILVIIGGIIGFTASDVVLNISSWVNPLLGVIMFAMGLTLKPVDFALVAKRPLPVLIGVVAQFVIMPLTALFVVWILQLPAEIAAGVILVGCAPGGTSSNVVSYLARGDVALSVTMTSISTLLAPIFTPLLTLWLAGQYMPLNAADMAVSIVQVVLIPVIGGLVVRLIFPKLIGKLLPLLPWISVVAISMIVAIVVAGSRDKIVEAGLLVLAAVIIHNTLGYSLGYLAAKFTGQPAAARRTTAIEVGMQNSGLAAGLAAQYMSPMSALPGAIFSVWHNLSGALLAALCRASDKRAAQKEVAD
- the gatB gene encoding Asp-tRNA(Asn)/Glu-tRNA(Gln) amidotransferase subunit GatB — translated: MTAAFYDLMDFDEVLEKYDPVMGLEVHVELGTETKMFSASSAHFGAEPNSNVDPVSLGLPGALPVVNAKGVEWAIKIGLALNCSIAESSRFARKNYFYPDQPKNYQISQYDEPIAYDGYLDVVLEDGTEWRVEIERAHMEEDTGKLTHLGGTSGRIHGATASLVDCNRAGIPLIEIVTKPIEGAGARAPEIAKAYVSALRDLVKALGVSDGRLDQGSMRVDANLSLRPVGQKEFGTRTETKNINSLKSVEQAITFEMQRQAQVLDNGGVIDQETRHYQETDGSTSKGRPKETAEDYRYFNDPDLPPVIAPREWVEEIRATLPELPWVRRARIQEEWKLSDAEMRDLINANALDLIIETVEAGTTPDEARAWWVSYISQKANESGVELDALGITPAHVARVVALVSEGKLTNKLARQAIDGVIAGEGDVDAVVAARGLEVVRDDGAIEKAVDDALAANPDIVEKYRAGNTKVTGAIVGAVMKATRGKADPAQVNQLIAKKLA